A genomic region of Streptomyces sp. R33 contains the following coding sequences:
- a CDS encoding TMEM165/GDT1 family protein, producing the protein MFSSTFSITVTAIAFGVVFLAELPDKTALAGLMLGTRYRASYVFAGVAAAFAVHVALAIAAGSVLTLLPHRLVQAVVGVLFLAGAAMLLLKKSDGDEEVKAPADQSFWKVSGAGFMLILVAEFGDLTQIMTANLAARYDNPVSVGIGAVLALWAVAGIGILGGKTLMKYVPLRLITKVAAGVMAALAAFSLYEAIAG; encoded by the coding sequence GTGTTCAGCAGCACCTTCAGCATCACCGTCACGGCGATCGCCTTCGGAGTCGTCTTCCTCGCCGAACTCCCCGACAAGACGGCCCTCGCCGGCCTGATGCTCGGCACCCGCTACCGCGCCTCGTACGTCTTCGCCGGGGTTGCCGCCGCCTTCGCCGTACACGTCGCACTCGCCATCGCCGCAGGCAGCGTGCTCACCCTCCTCCCGCACCGGCTCGTCCAAGCCGTCGTCGGAGTCCTCTTCCTCGCCGGCGCGGCCATGCTGCTCCTGAAGAAGAGCGACGGGGACGAGGAGGTCAAGGCACCCGCCGACCAGTCCTTCTGGAAGGTCTCCGGGGCCGGATTCATGCTGATCCTAGTGGCCGAATTCGGTGACCTGACCCAGATCATGACCGCCAACCTCGCCGCACGCTACGACAACCCCGTCTCCGTCGGCATCGGCGCCGTCCTCGCCCTGTGGGCGGTCGCGGGCATCGGAATCCTGGGCGGGAAGACCCTCATGAAGTACGTGCCGCTGCGCCTGATCACGAAGGTCGCGGCGGGCGTGATGGCGGCGCTGGCCGCGTTCTCGCTGTACGAGGCCATCGCGGGCTGA
- a CDS encoding alkaline phosphatase D family protein — translation MAGLRLGPLLRYVDWDTGGCATIWVEADRPCTAEVRCADGAGGSVRTFQVAGHHYALVPVTGLTPGSTTAYEVLLDGVQVWPPAGTAFPPSTITTPAVTAAGRPVPGLRVTFGSCRQAAPPADRHGPHGPDALDTLAARLAADPDEVRPDVLLLLGDQVYADQLSRETRRWIAARRDLREAPGAQVADYEEYTRLYYESWLDPEIRWLLSTVSSLQIFDDHDVVDDWNTSAAWLAEMRATPWWQERVVSGLMSYWVYQHLGNLSPAELAADPLYEAVRKSPDGTDALRAFAAAADADPGSVRWSYRRDFGRTRLLMVDTRAARVLAEGGRAMLDPAEQQWLRDNALAGHGGYDHLLIGSSLPWLMPPLIHDAEAWNAALCRGERGPRWARIGEDLRRRSDLEHWAAFPASFAALSDLIEEVGTGPRAPATVCVLSGDVHHAYVAEPRIPSTARLFQLTCSPVHNSIHTAVKWGFRLGWSRTGRWLGRGFSRHGRTGRPPLSWRRTGGPWFGNQLMTLALAGRSARLRLDQAHKARKGQRRARLVTVLDRELTAAD, via the coding sequence ATGGCCGGATTGCGTCTGGGGCCGCTGCTTCGCTATGTCGACTGGGACACGGGCGGCTGCGCCACGATATGGGTCGAGGCCGACCGCCCGTGCACGGCCGAGGTGCGCTGCGCCGATGGAGCCGGCGGCAGCGTGCGTACCTTCCAGGTCGCCGGGCACCACTACGCCCTGGTGCCGGTGACCGGCCTGACCCCGGGGAGCACCACCGCGTACGAGGTGCTGCTCGACGGCGTGCAGGTCTGGCCGCCGGCGGGGACGGCCTTCCCGCCGAGCACGATCACGACGCCCGCGGTCACGGCGGCCGGGCGGCCGGTCCCGGGGCTGCGGGTGACGTTCGGGTCGTGCCGGCAGGCGGCGCCGCCGGCCGACCGGCACGGGCCGCACGGTCCGGATGCCTTGGACACCCTCGCGGCGCGGCTGGCCGCCGATCCGGATGAGGTGCGGCCGGATGTGTTGCTCCTGCTGGGTGACCAGGTGTACGCGGATCAGCTGTCCCGGGAGACGAGGCGGTGGATCGCGGCCCGGCGGGATCTGCGGGAGGCTCCCGGCGCTCAGGTCGCGGACTACGAGGAGTACACGCGGCTGTACTACGAGTCCTGGCTCGACCCGGAGATCCGCTGGTTGCTCTCCACCGTCTCCAGCCTGCAGATATTCGACGACCACGATGTCGTGGACGACTGGAACACGAGCGCGGCCTGGCTGGCGGAGATGCGGGCGACGCCGTGGTGGCAGGAGCGGGTGGTCAGCGGGCTGATGTCCTACTGGGTGTACCAGCACCTGGGGAATCTCTCGCCGGCCGAGCTCGCGGCCGACCCGCTGTACGAGGCCGTGCGCAAGTCCCCGGACGGTACGGATGCGCTGCGGGCCTTCGCCGCCGCGGCGGATGCCGATCCGGGCTCGGTGCGCTGGAGCTATCGGCGCGACTTCGGCCGGACGCGGCTGCTGATGGTGGATACGCGGGCGGCGCGGGTGCTGGCCGAAGGCGGGCGGGCGATGCTCGATCCGGCGGAGCAGCAGTGGCTCCGCGACAACGCCCTCGCCGGGCACGGAGGTTACGACCACCTCCTCATCGGTTCGTCGCTGCCGTGGCTGATGCCGCCGCTGATACACGATGCGGAGGCGTGGAATGCCGCGCTGTGCCGTGGTGAGCGGGGGCCGCGGTGGGCGCGGATCGGGGAGGATCTGCGGCGGCGCAGCGATCTGGAGCACTGGGCGGCGTTCCCGGCCTCGTTCGCGGCGCTCAGCGATCTGATCGAGGAAGTCGGGACGGGGCCGCGGGCGCCGGCGACGGTGTGCGTGCTGTCCGGGGATGTGCATCATGCGTACGTGGCCGAGCCCCGAATACCCAGTACGGCGCGGTTGTTCCAGTTGACGTGTTCGCCCGTGCACAACTCGATCCACACGGCGGTGAAGTGGGGCTTCCGGCTGGGCTGGTCGCGGACGGGGCGGTGGCTGGGTCGCGGGTTCTCGCGGCACGGGCGGACGGGTCGCCCGCCGCTGAGCTGGCGTCGTACGGGTGGACCGTGGTTCGGGAACCAGCTGATGACGCTGGCGCTGGCGGGCCGGTCGGCCCGACTGCGGCTGGACCAGGCGCACAAGGCGCGGAAGGGACAGCGGCGGGCCCGGCTGGTGACGGTGCTGGACCGCGAGCTGACGGCGGCTGACTGA
- a CDS encoding YqaJ viral recombinase family protein: MTETVQAGAHAPAAGRRVTPTGRLILSADADRADWLTARRSGIGSSDVPAILGLIDLNPPMKVYLDKTGHDVDNAGEAAYWGTVNEEPVARRWAMQNRSNVRRVGLVAHVDHPHWMTTLDRRVLKCPLAEDEQDVCALEVKTRSAFKAAQWHAGAPDDVLAQVLWQIIVCGYRHMHYAVLIGGNEYHQGTIRADQYTDVMADITTAVDRFWFEHVQPQVPPPVTGDGEALTRLFRRLHPTRSGEVDIDRHDDALDALLDYGRHQRAEAAEKRAKNAAKARMIAALGSAQAALIGGERAYSLEPSNAAPKVDLEQLAERWPDAYAACVAPNPTERIDIAPQYKGVN; the protein is encoded by the coding sequence ATGACCGAGACCGTGCAGGCCGGGGCCCACGCCCCGGCCGCCGGCCGCCGGGTCACCCCGACCGGCCGACTCATCCTCTCCGCCGACGCCGACCGCGCCGACTGGCTCACCGCCCGCCGCTCCGGCATCGGCTCCAGCGACGTCCCTGCCATCCTCGGCCTGATCGACCTCAACCCGCCCATGAAGGTCTACCTCGACAAAACCGGCCACGACGTGGACAACGCAGGTGAGGCCGCCTACTGGGGCACCGTTAACGAGGAACCCGTCGCACGCCGCTGGGCCATGCAGAACCGCAGCAACGTCCGCCGGGTGGGGCTCGTCGCCCACGTCGACCACCCGCACTGGATGACCACCCTCGACCGGCGCGTCCTCAAGTGCCCACTCGCCGAGGACGAGCAGGACGTCTGCGCGCTGGAGGTCAAGACCCGCTCCGCGTTCAAGGCCGCCCAGTGGCACGCCGGCGCCCCAGACGACGTCCTCGCGCAGGTGCTGTGGCAGATCATCGTCTGCGGCTACCGGCACATGCACTACGCCGTCCTGATCGGCGGAAACGAGTACCACCAGGGCACGATCCGCGCGGACCAGTACACGGACGTCATGGCCGACATCACTACGGCCGTGGACCGGTTCTGGTTCGAGCACGTACAGCCTCAGGTGCCGCCGCCGGTGACCGGTGACGGCGAGGCCCTGACTCGGCTGTTCCGCCGCCTGCACCCGACCCGCTCCGGCGAGGTCGACATCGACCGCCACGACGACGCCCTCGACGCCCTCCTCGACTACGGCCGCCACCAGCGCGCCGAGGCCGCGGAGAAGCGGGCGAAGAACGCGGCGAAGGCCCGGATGATCGCCGCCCTCGGCTCGGCGCAGGCCGCGCTGATCGGCGGCGAACGCGCCTACTCCCTGGAGCCGTCCAACGCGGCCCCGAAGGTCGATTTGGAGCAGCTGGCCGAGCGCTGGCCCGACGCCTACGCGGCGTGCGTCGCCCCGAACCCGACCGAACGCATCGACATCGCACCGCAGTACAAGGGGGTCAACTGA
- a CDS encoding ERF family protein translates to MGLRENAAAAARRTVAEQEQATDVREAPNLTEPDLGDLTKDAAPTTSAITAWSRVMGEVRAIGKNERFDGGRAGKFNFRGIETALNSFGPACRKHGVLVIQHRVETEYRDITTSGGSKMRECTALVTFRIYGPDGSYFDSQAAGEASDSGGRSTPKAQSIALRTLLINNGLVPTEDRDADAVHFERAESPVRPAVSYLDEICDPRTSAGRLRQIHHELNTTRQLGALVTNEVGDEERIGEMVVRIGKERAAGGAS, encoded by the coding sequence ATGGGTCTGCGCGAGAACGCAGCCGCGGCCGCGCGCCGCACCGTGGCCGAGCAGGAGCAGGCTACCGACGTCCGCGAGGCGCCGAACCTGACCGAACCGGACCTCGGCGACCTCACCAAGGACGCCGCACCCACCACCAGCGCCATCACCGCGTGGTCGCGGGTCATGGGCGAGGTCCGGGCCATCGGGAAGAACGAACGCTTCGACGGCGGCCGGGCCGGAAAGTTCAACTTCCGCGGCATCGAGACCGCGCTGAACTCCTTCGGGCCGGCCTGCCGCAAGCACGGTGTCCTCGTAATTCAGCACCGGGTGGAGACCGAGTACCGGGACATCACCACCAGCGGCGGCAGCAAGATGCGCGAGTGCACCGCTCTGGTGACCTTTCGCATCTACGGGCCCGATGGGTCGTACTTCGACTCGCAGGCCGCCGGCGAGGCGTCCGACTCCGGCGGGCGGTCCACGCCGAAGGCCCAGTCGATCGCACTGCGCACGCTGCTGATCAACAACGGATTGGTCCCGACGGAGGACCGCGACGCGGACGCCGTGCACTTCGAGCGGGCGGAGAGCCCCGTCCGTCCCGCCGTCTCGTACCTGGACGAGATCTGCGACCCGCGCACCAGCGCCGGGCGCCTGCGGCAGATCCATCACGAGTTGAACACCACGCGGCAGCTCGGCGCGCTCGTCACCAACGAGGTCGGCGACGAGGAGCGGATCGGCGAGATGGTCGTGCGCATCGGCAAGGAGCGCGCCGCGGGGGGTGCTTCGTGA
- a CDS encoding XRE family transcriptional regulator — MEYEGQTASEDLAQLIQRLKDTYGVNESEIARAIDASPATVNAWVHRKRGSAKGPRRALLEKLAEAYPRFTRDEIFAAAGRRTPGNLSDDVEAELRDTFAELTPEQQKLALIQMRAWAASNSQ; from the coding sequence GTGGAGTACGAGGGGCAAACCGCCAGCGAGGATCTCGCGCAGCTGATCCAGCGGCTCAAAGACACCTACGGGGTCAACGAGTCCGAAATCGCGCGCGCCATCGACGCGTCCCCAGCCACCGTGAACGCCTGGGTCCACCGCAAGCGCGGCAGCGCCAAGGGCCCCCGCCGAGCGCTCCTTGAGAAGCTCGCCGAGGCCTACCCCCGGTTCACCCGGGATGAGATCTTCGCCGCCGCCGGCCGTCGGACGCCCGGCAACCTGTCGGACGACGTCGAGGCCGAGCTGCGCGACACCTTCGCCGAACTCACCCCGGAGCAGCAGAAGTTGGCGCTGATCCAGATGCGCGCATGGGCGGCCTCCAACTCGCAGTGA
- a CDS encoding HAD-IA family hydrolase, with product MSASTTTAPVVLTAKALLLDMDGTIVNSDAVVERCWRDWAVSHGLDPQEALKVVHGRQGYATMAILLPERPMELNYAENTVMLARETADTDGVVPVGGAAEFMAAIDGLPHALVTSADAALATARMTAAALPMPEVRVTAESVQASKPHPEGFLKGAAELGVDPADCIVFEDSGAGIAAGRAAGMRVIGIGPRAAAHAPTAHVPDLTSVRVTTTPDGSIHLTLTPAA from the coding sequence ATGTCGGCCAGCACCACCACCGCACCCGTCGTCCTCACCGCCAAGGCCCTGCTCCTGGACATGGACGGCACCATCGTCAACTCCGACGCGGTGGTCGAGCGCTGCTGGCGCGACTGGGCGGTGTCCCACGGGCTGGATCCGCAGGAGGCCCTCAAGGTGGTCCACGGCCGCCAGGGCTACGCCACGATGGCCATCCTCCTGCCGGAGCGCCCCATGGAGCTCAATTACGCCGAGAACACCGTGATGCTCGCCCGCGAGACCGCCGACACCGACGGTGTGGTCCCGGTCGGCGGAGCCGCGGAGTTCATGGCGGCGATCGACGGCCTGCCGCACGCCCTGGTCACCTCCGCCGACGCGGCCCTGGCCACGGCCCGGATGACCGCCGCGGCCCTGCCGATGCCCGAGGTACGGGTCACTGCCGAGTCGGTCCAGGCCAGCAAGCCCCACCCCGAGGGCTTCCTCAAGGGCGCCGCCGAACTGGGCGTGGACCCCGCCGACTGCATCGTCTTCGAGGACTCCGGAGCAGGCATCGCCGCGGGCCGGGCTGCGGGCATGCGCGTGATCGGCATAGGCCCCCGCGCCGCAGCCCACGCCCCGACGGCCCACGTCCCCGACCTCACGTCGGTCCGCGTGACCACCACCCCGGACGGCTCGATCCACCTGACGCTGACGCCGGCGGCCTGA
- a CDS encoding 3'-5' exonuclease — protein MSWHLGRMCGFDLETTGIDVEQDRIVTACVVQCGGGQPTDSASWLADPGIDIPQQAADVHGITTERARAEGKPAAEVVSDVLAALGQVIAAGVPVVAMNAAYDLTLLDREARRYGLPPLPAGPVIDPYVLDRHIDRYRKGGRKLVDLCAHYGVPIGDAHTADADAIAACRVAWRIGSTRPDMAALPLATLHGQQAAWAAEQAASLQEYFRRKDPNAVVRGEWPLIPHQQDGDQ, from the coding sequence GTGAGCTGGCACCTGGGCCGCATGTGCGGCTTCGACCTGGAGACCACCGGCATCGACGTCGAGCAGGACCGCATCGTCACCGCCTGCGTCGTCCAGTGCGGCGGCGGCCAGCCCACCGACTCCGCGTCGTGGCTCGCCGACCCCGGCATCGACATTCCGCAGCAGGCCGCCGACGTCCACGGCATCACCACCGAACGGGCCCGCGCCGAGGGCAAGCCGGCCGCCGAGGTCGTCTCCGACGTCCTGGCGGCGCTCGGCCAGGTCATCGCCGCCGGGGTTCCGGTCGTCGCGATGAACGCCGCCTACGACCTGACCCTGTTGGACCGCGAGGCCCGCAGGTACGGGCTGCCGCCGCTCCCTGCTGGGCCGGTCATCGACCCGTACGTCCTCGACAGGCACATCGACCGCTACCGCAAGGGCGGCCGCAAGCTCGTCGACCTGTGCGCCCACTACGGGGTGCCGATCGGTGACGCGCACACCGCGGACGCCGACGCGATCGCCGCGTGCCGGGTCGCCTGGCGGATCGGCAGCACCCGGCCCGACATGGCCGCGCTGCCCCTGGCGACGCTCCACGGCCAACAGGCCGCGTGGGCCGCCGAGCAGGCCGCGTCGCTTCAGGAGTACTTCCGCCGCAAGGACCCGAACGCCGTGGTCCGCGGCGAGTGGCCGCTCATCCCCCACCAGCAGGACGGAGACCAGTGA
- a CDS encoding DeoR family transcriptional regulator, translating to MSAARLQAIRELFVQQPGPLRTGQVWQYCKANGLAPCRATVRRDLEQLTAQGLLRPEGPENDRVYWLRRFGGGR from the coding sequence GTGAGCGCCGCCCGCCTTCAGGCGATCCGCGAGCTGTTCGTGCAGCAGCCGGGCCCGCTCCGTACCGGGCAGGTCTGGCAGTACTGCAAGGCCAACGGCCTGGCGCCGTGCCGTGCGACCGTCCGCCGGGACCTGGAGCAGCTCACCGCTCAGGGGTTGCTGCGGCCGGAGGGGCCGGAGAACGACCGCGTGTACTGGCTGCGCCGCTTCGGCGGTGGCCGATGA
- a CDS encoding XRE family transcriptional regulator → MTNLLRKGAGQPIRDAMKRRGLTAETLAGATRAVDATGRGISLATVNKVAGRGETAVDACRPRTAWLITVALDERIHSLFDMPGVSTTTVER, encoded by the coding sequence ATGACCAACCTGCTCCGCAAGGGCGCCGGCCAGCCAATCCGAGACGCGATGAAGCGCCGGGGGCTGACCGCCGAGACGCTCGCGGGGGCCACCAGGGCGGTCGACGCGACGGGGCGAGGCATCAGCCTCGCGACCGTCAACAAGGTGGCAGGCCGCGGCGAGACCGCCGTAGATGCCTGTCGACCGCGTACCGCGTGGCTCATCACCGTCGCGCTCGACGAGCGGATCCATTCGCTCTTCGACATGCCTGGAGTTTCAACAACCACAGTAGAAAGGTAG
- a CDS encoding HNH endonuclease family protein, which produces MALKTLISTVYARRIGVLASAATLAALTSLVNAPVAQASPPTPISAAAARSYLATVTPKTEGSLSGYSRSLFPHWSTVSGTCNTRETVLKRDGVNVVTDSACASVSGSWYSEYDGATWTAAADLDIDHVVPLAEAWRSGASSWTTSQRQQFANDLTRPQLIAVTDNVNQAKGDLDPGKWLPPRTAYRCTYARMWVQVKQYWALSMDSGEKTALVNILNGC; this is translated from the coding sequence ATGGCCCTCAAGACACTCATATCGACTGTCTACGCGCGTCGAATTGGCGTGCTCGCGTCAGCAGCCACGCTCGCCGCCCTCACCTCCCTCGTGAACGCCCCCGTCGCCCAGGCCTCCCCGCCCACCCCCATCAGCGCGGCGGCCGCCCGCTCGTACCTCGCCACCGTCACCCCGAAGACCGAGGGTTCCCTCAGCGGCTACAGCCGCAGCCTCTTCCCGCACTGGAGCACCGTCTCCGGAACCTGCAACACCCGCGAGACGGTCCTCAAGCGCGACGGCGTCAACGTCGTCACCGACTCGGCCTGCGCCTCCGTGAGCGGCAGCTGGTATTCCGAGTACGACGGCGCCACCTGGACCGCCGCCGCCGACCTCGACATCGACCACGTCGTCCCGCTCGCCGAGGCCTGGCGCTCCGGGGCCAGCTCCTGGACCACCTCCCAGCGCCAGCAGTTCGCCAACGACCTCACCCGCCCGCAGCTCATCGCGGTCACCGACAACGTCAACCAGGCCAAGGGTGACCTCGACCCGGGCAAGTGGCTGCCGCCGCGGACCGCCTACCGCTGCACGTACGCGCGGATGTGGGTCCAGGTCAAGCAGTACTGGGCTCTGAGCATGGACTCCGGTGAGAAGACGGCCCTGGTGAACATCCTCAACGGCTGCTGA
- a CDS encoding DinB family protein, whose amino-acid sequence MFVHPDEDTRTDGGFQGERAILAGYLRDQRLTLELKCAGLDAEAMARRSVEPSNLSLLGLVRHLAGVEQYWFRQVMAGEDVRRHYRSAEDPAADFTEAVADPAVVSDAWATWRAEVAFAEQLVAGAPDLGVVGDDGGQPMELREVLVHMIEEYARHNGHADFLRERIDGRVGQ is encoded by the coding sequence ATGTTCGTCCACCCCGACGAGGACACCCGCACCGATGGCGGCTTCCAAGGCGAACGCGCCATCCTCGCCGGCTACCTGCGCGACCAGCGGCTGACGCTGGAGCTGAAGTGCGCCGGACTCGACGCCGAGGCGATGGCGCGCCGCTCGGTGGAGCCGTCGAACCTCTCCCTGCTGGGGCTCGTACGGCACCTGGCGGGCGTGGAGCAGTACTGGTTCCGCCAGGTGATGGCGGGCGAGGACGTACGACGGCACTACCGCTCGGCGGAGGACCCGGCGGCGGACTTCACGGAGGCGGTGGCCGACCCGGCGGTCGTGTCGGACGCGTGGGCCACGTGGCGGGCCGAGGTCGCCTTCGCGGAACAGCTGGTGGCCGGGGCCCCGGACCTGGGCGTCGTGGGCGACGACGGCGGACAGCCGATGGAGCTCCGCGAGGTACTGGTCCACATGATCGAGGAATACGCCCGCCACAACGGCCATGCCGATTTCCTGCGGGAGCGGATCGACGGGCGGGTGGGGCAGTAG
- a CDS encoding DUF2277 domain-containing protein has product MCRSIKTLRPPAIPEKATEEEIRAAALQYVRKVSGFRAPAAHNQEVFEAAVDAIAEATRDLLDGLQVRGAAATVTAGA; this is encoded by the coding sequence ATGTGCCGTTCCATTAAGACCCTGCGTCCGCCCGCCATCCCCGAGAAGGCCACCGAGGAGGAGATCCGCGCCGCCGCGCTGCAGTACGTACGGAAGGTGTCCGGGTTCCGGGCGCCCGCCGCGCACAATCAGGAGGTCTTCGAGGCCGCCGTGGACGCGATCGCCGAGGCGACGCGGGACCTGCTGGACGGCTTGCAGGTCAGAGGCGCGGCGGCCACCGTCACCGCCGGCGCCTAG
- a CDS encoding DedA family protein: MFETLGSLTTSPWIYAVVALSVVLDVFLPVLPSGVLVITAAAAAAAAGAAGPVPVPAQVPDILALLVIATTSSVLGDMAAFRLARRGGARLDRVIARSRRLTRAQERLGTALARGGGALVVIARFAPAGRSVVSLGAGKTHRKVMEFLPWSVLAGMAWAGYSVALGYFGTQWLGAAWLGTAVSVIALFAAGALAAFVVRRPVPAPA, from the coding sequence TTGTTTGAGACTCTGGGGTCGCTGACCACGAGCCCATGGATCTACGCCGTGGTAGCGCTGTCCGTCGTGCTCGACGTCTTCCTGCCGGTGCTGCCGAGCGGGGTTCTGGTGATCACCGCTGCGGCGGCTGCGGCAGCCGCCGGGGCGGCCGGGCCGGTGCCGGTTCCGGCGCAGGTGCCGGACATCCTGGCGCTGCTGGTGATTGCCACGACCTCGTCGGTACTGGGTGACATGGCCGCGTTCCGGCTGGCCCGGCGCGGCGGGGCCCGGCTGGACCGCGTCATCGCCCGGTCCCGCCGCCTCACCCGGGCCCAGGAACGCCTGGGCACGGCCCTGGCCCGTGGCGGCGGCGCCCTCGTGGTGATCGCCCGCTTCGCCCCGGCCGGCCGCTCCGTGGTGTCCCTGGGCGCGGGCAAGACCCACCGCAAGGTCATGGAGTTCCTGCCCTGGTCGGTGCTGGCCGGCATGGCCTGGGCCGGGTACAGCGTGGCCCTGGGCTACTTCGGCACCCAGTGGCTCGGCGCGGCCTGGCTCGGCACCGCGGTCTCCGTGATCGCCCTGTTCGCCGCCGGGGCCTTGGCGGCCTTCGTGGTCCGCCGCCCCGTCCCGGCACCGGCGTAG
- a CDS encoding tyrosine-type recombinase/integrase yields the protein MRSKTCGCALCLAEFPPGKYKERVPRRDCTGNWQARYRDPNGKQCGPLFPTQKEAAAHLDKVRTQVREGTYQDPKRGAVTIDEWYAIWWPTVKKKSVTTTNRKLSAWTVHVQPKWGRRKLNSITWVQVQDWITNEVKGHATQKKALELLRHMMVAALRDRRISVNPCLDIEVAPAPAKHPDDLIPPTAAQCDLIREHLTAYYHPLMVFAQETGMRWGEYTGLRACNVDLQRCTVKVKEVLIDDKGVIRRKMAPKSKAGFRTVPLTPAAVEAVKAMMEKHQPAVTESSIEDGMHPEELIFRGPLAGRTRKNKNGVAADLDSVLTRPNFRRHWLPAIKAAGLARIVKNPETGRNEYWPRVHDLRHTFATRLKDAGVPEKDVQVIMGHERGGRVTWLYQHAGPELVEEVRAALVSGRTLRAVS from the coding sequence ATGCGCAGCAAGACGTGCGGCTGCGCGTTGTGCCTGGCGGAGTTCCCCCCGGGCAAGTACAAGGAGCGGGTCCCGCGCCGGGACTGCACGGGCAACTGGCAGGCCCGCTACCGCGACCCGAACGGCAAGCAGTGCGGCCCCCTGTTCCCGACGCAGAAGGAAGCCGCGGCGCACCTCGACAAGGTGCGCACGCAGGTCCGCGAGGGCACCTACCAGGACCCGAAGCGGGGCGCGGTCACCATCGACGAGTGGTACGCGATCTGGTGGCCCACGGTGAAGAAGAAGTCCGTCACGACGACGAACCGGAAGCTCAGCGCGTGGACGGTCCACGTCCAGCCGAAGTGGGGCCGGCGGAAGCTCAACAGCATCACGTGGGTGCAGGTGCAGGACTGGATCACCAACGAGGTCAAGGGCCACGCCACCCAGAAGAAGGCGCTGGAGCTGCTCCGGCACATGATGGTTGCCGCGCTCCGGGACCGGCGGATCAGCGTCAACCCCTGCCTGGACATCGAGGTAGCCCCGGCGCCGGCCAAGCACCCCGACGATCTGATCCCGCCCACGGCCGCGCAGTGCGATCTGATCCGCGAGCACCTCACGGCGTACTACCATCCCCTCATGGTGTTCGCCCAAGAGACCGGGATGCGGTGGGGCGAGTACACCGGCCTTCGGGCCTGCAACGTGGACCTTCAACGTTGCACGGTGAAGGTGAAGGAAGTTCTCATCGACGACAAGGGCGTCATCCGGCGCAAGATGGCGCCCAAGTCCAAGGCTGGGTTCCGGACCGTGCCGCTCACCCCGGCCGCGGTCGAGGCCGTCAAGGCGATGATGGAGAAGCATCAGCCGGCCGTGACGGAGTCCTCCATCGAGGACGGCATGCACCCCGAGGAGCTGATCTTCCGGGGGCCGCTGGCGGGACGGACGCGGAAAAACAAGAACGGAGTTGCGGCCGACCTGGACTCGGTGCTGACGCGGCCGAACTTCCGGCGCCACTGGCTCCCCGCCATCAAGGCCGCTGGCCTCGCCCGCATCGTCAAAAACCCGGAGACCGGCCGCAACGAGTACTGGCCGCGCGTCCACGACCTCCGGCACACCTTCGCCACCCGCCTGAAGGATGCTGGCGTCCCGGAGAAGGACGTTCAGGTCATCATGGGGCACGAGCGAGGCGGCCGCGTGACGTGGCTGTACCAGCACGCCGGGCCCGAACTGGTCGAGGAAGTACGTGCCGCGCTGGTCAGCGGCCGGACGCTGCGGGCGGTGTCGTGA